From one Anopheles cruzii chromosome 3, idAnoCruzAS_RS32_06, whole genome shotgun sequence genomic stretch:
- the LOC128273051 gene encoding uncharacterized protein LOC128273051 → MLIVKPDSTLKFLPSVRLINNLNIRKGSRTGNSGNHLEFQVLTQIQYVP, encoded by the exons ATGTTAATAGTCAAACCAGACTCAACGCTCAAGTTTCTGCCATCCGTGAG GCTCATCAACAACTTGAACATCCGCAAGGGTAGCCGCACGGGAAACTCCGGCAATCATCTTGAGTTCCAGGTGCTCACACAGATCCAGTACGTGCCCTGA
- the LOC128273050 gene encoding uncharacterized protein LOC128273050, with translation MQDRSCTATKQSQKSAYNTPAVGNMKKSTGQNQNSAADRTKTGSNGNWGPHFKNREHFNSMHFC, from the coding sequence ATGCAGGACCGTTCGTGCACCGCGACCAAACAGAGCCAAAAGTCTGCCTACAATACGCCCGCGGTTGGCAACATGAAAAAGAGCACGGGTCAAAACCAAAATTCGGCGGCGGATCGCACGAAGACGGGCTCCAATGGAAACTGGGGTCCGCACTTCAAGAATCGGGAACACTTCAACAGTATGCACTTTTGCTGA